In Nitrospirota bacterium, the sequence GAGATGCAGAGATTATAGTAGTTGCATTCGGTATAGCAGCACGTATAGCCCTTGCATCTGTAATGAAGCTCAGACGTAAAGGATTTAAAGTCGGGTTATTCCGACCAATTACACTCTTTCCATTCCCTGAAAAAGAACTTGCGAAAATATCAGAATCAAAAAGGTCTTTTATTACAGTTGAAATGAATACAGGACAGATGTTTGAGGATGTTAAACTTGCGATCAATGGTAAATCGGAAGTTTATTTTTATGGAAGAGCAGGTGGAGCAATTATTACCCCGGAAGAAATTTATGATGAGATTATTAAGTTAATAAAACATAAGCTGCCTCATAAACTACCTTTTGTAAAAAATTGACTTAAAACTCCAATTATCTCATGCATTGCCTTGACAAAAAAATTTTTCTCTGGTAATATTTCCAATTGCTGTGTAATCCAGTTTTTAAAAAAGAAAAAATGGAGGATGAGTGCCAACAATCGCACAATTGATAAAAAAAGGGCGTGAAGAGGTTAAGAGTAAAACAAAAAGCCCTGCACTAAGGAGATGTCCTCAGAAGAGGGGAGTGTGTGTAAGAGTTTATACAACGACCCCTAAGAAACCGAATTCTGCTTTGCGTAAAGTTGCAAGAGTGAGACTGATGAATGCAATGGAAGTTACTGCATATATTCCCGGCGTTGGGCATAACCTCCAAGAGCATTCAATTGTTATGATAAGAGGTGGTAGAGTGAAAGATCTTCCCGGAGTTAGATACCATATTATTAGAGGGACACTCGACTCTATGGGAGTTGCAGACCGCAGACAGGGGAGATCAAAGTACGGAGCTAAAAGGCCTAAATAAAATAAGATTATGCCAAGAAGAAGGGTAGCAGAAAAAAGAGACATTTTACCGGACCCGAAATATAATAGCAAGATAGTGAATAAATTTATGAATGCTATTATGAAGAGCGGAAAGAAATCAACAGCAGAAAAAATATGCTATGGTGCATTCGACATATTGAAAAACAAGACAGGTAGTGATCCGATTAAGGTTTTTAAGACAGCTCTCGAAAACGTAAAACCTGTTTTAGAAGTAAAACCAAGAAGAGT encodes:
- the rpsG gene encoding 30S ribosomal protein S7 — protein: MPRRRVAEKRDILPDPKYNSKIVNKFMNAIMKSGKKSTAEKICYGAFDILKNKTGSDPIKVFKTALENVKPVLEVKPRRVGGATYQVPVEIRPHRRTALAFRWILNYSRARTEKTMQERLAGELLDAYNNTGSSIKKKEDTHKMAEANKAFAHYRW
- a CDS encoding 30S ribosomal protein S12 encodes the protein MPTIAQLIKKGREEVKSKTKSPALRRCPQKRGVCVRVYTTTPKKPNSALRKVARVRLMNAMEVTAYIPGVGHNLQEHSIVMIRGGRVKDLPGVRYHIIRGTLDSMGVADRRQGRSKYGAKRPK